In one Zalophus californianus isolate mZalCal1 chromosome 10, mZalCal1.pri.v2, whole genome shotgun sequence genomic region, the following are encoded:
- the DCTPP1 gene encoding dCTP pyrophosphatase 1, with protein MYRANGDARGDTGGDGTAAAGPFSFSPEPTLEDIRRLHAEFAAERDWGQFHRPRNLLLALVGEVGELAELFQWKPDEEPGPQAWSPRERAALQEELSDVLIYLVALAARCHVDLPQAVLSKMDLNRRRYPAHLSRGSALKYTDLPHGATSEDQAVGPADLDCESTGQAST; from the exons ATGTATCGGGCGAATGGGGACGCGCGTGGGGACACGGGGGGAGACGGCACTGCTGCTGCCGGCCCCTTCAGCTTCAGCCCGGAGCCCACGCTCGAGGACAT CCGCCGCCTCCATGCGGAGTTTGCTGCTGAACGAGACTGGGGCCAGTTCCACCGGCCTCGGAACCTCCTGCTGGCCTTGGTGGGGGAAGTCGGGGAGTTGGCGGAGCTCTT TCAGTGGAAGCCTGATGAGGAGCCTGGCCCCCAAGCTTGGTCCCCCAGGGAACGGGCAGCCCTTCAAGAGGAGCTTAGTGACGTCCTCATCTACCTGGTAGCGTTAGCAGCCCGCTGCCATGTGGATCTGCCCCAAGCGGTGCTCTCCAAGATGGACCTCAACCGCCGGCGCTACCCAGCACATCTGTCCCGTGGCTCTGCCCTCAAGTATACAGACTTGCCCCATGGGGCCACCTCTGAAGACCAAGCTGTGGGGCCTGCAGACCTTGACTGTGAGTCCACAGGCCAGGCCTCAACCTAG
- the SEPHS2 gene encoding selenide, water dikinase 2 encodes MAEAAVTVAGGEVVAAAEGSGSAGFSLGRGFSSYRPFEPQALGLSPSWRLTGFSGMKGUGCKVPQETLLKLLAGLTRPDVRPPLGLGLVGSHEEAAQEGGLPAGAEPNPTFPALGIGMDSCVIPLRHGGLSLVQTTDFFYPLVEDPYMMGRIACANVLSDLYAMGITECDNMLMLLSVSQSMTEEEREKITPLMIKGFRDAAEEGGTAVTGGQTVVNPWIIVGGVATVVCQPNEFIMPDSAVVGDVLVLTKPLGTQVAVNAHQWLDNPERWNKINMVVSREEVELAYQEAMFNMATLNRTAAGLMHTFNAHAATDITGFGILGHSQNLAKQQRNEVSFVIHNLPIIAKMAAISKASGRFGLLQGTSAETSGGLLICLPREQAARFCSEIKSSKYGEGHQAWIVGIVEKGNRTARIIDKPRVIEVLPRGATATALAPDNSSASSEPSS; translated from the coding sequence ATGGCGGAAGCCGCGGTGACGGTCGCCGGCGGAgaggtggtggcggcggcggaaGGCTCGGGCTCCGCGGGCTTCTCTCTGGGCCGGGGCTTCTCGAGCTACCGGCCCTTCGAGCCCCAGGCGCTGGGCCTCAGCCCGAGCTGGCGGCTGACCGGCTTCTCCGGCATGAAGGGCTGAGGCTGCAAGGTCCCCCAGGAGACGCTGCTCAAACTCCTGGCGGGACTGACGCGACCAGACGTGCGGCCCccgctgggcctgggcctggtcGGAAGCCATGAAGAGGCGGCCCAGGAAGGCGGCCTACCGGCCGGGGCCGAACCCAACCCCACCTTTCCAGCCCTGGGCATTGGGATGGACTCCTGCGTCATACCCCTGAGGCACGGGGGTCTGTCACTGGTGCAGACTACGGACTTCTTTTACCCCTTGGTGGAAGATCCCTACATGATGGGGCGCATAGCGTGTGCCAACGTGCTGAGTGACCTCTACGCCATGGGCATTACTGAATGTGACAACATGTTGATGTTACTCAGCGTCAGCCAGAGTATGACTGAGGAGGAGCGAGAAAAGATAACACCACTCATGATCAAAGGCTTTCGTGATGCTGCTGAGGAAGGAGGGACTGCAGTGACTGGTGGACAAACGGTGGTAAACCCTTGGATTATCGTCGGTGGGGTTGCCACTGTGGTATGTCAGCCAAATGAATTCATCATGCCCGACAGTGCAGTTGTTGGGGATGTGCTCGTGTTAACCAAACCCTTAGGAACCCAAGTTGCTGTCAATGCCCACCAATGGCTGGATAATCCGGAgagatggaataaaataaatatggtgGTCTCCAGAGAAGAAGTAGAGCTGGCTTATCAGGAAGCCATGTTCAACATGGCTACCCTAAACAGAACTGCTGCTGGATTAATGCACACGTTTAATGCACACGCAGCCACGGATATCACAGGCTTTGGCATCCTAGGACACTCTCAGAACCTTGCAAAACAACAAAGAAACGAGGTGTCCTTTGTCATTCATAATCTGCCAATTATTGCCAAGATGGCTGCCATCAGCAAGGCCAGTGGGCGCTTTGGGCTCCTTCAAGGAACCTCAGCAGAAACTTCTGGGGGATTACTGATTTGTCTGCCAAGAGAACAGGCAGCTCGCTTTTGTTCTGAAATCAAATCTTCCAAGTATGGAGAGGGTCACCAAGCATGGATCGTCGGTATTGTGGAAAAGGGAAACCGGACAGCCCGGATCATTGACAAGCCTCGAGTTATTGAGGTCCTACCTCGTGGGGCCACTGCTACCGCTCTTGCTCCTGACAATTCCAGTGCCTCCTCTGAGCCTAGTTCGTGA